In one Bacillus sp. Marseille-P3661 genomic region, the following are encoded:
- a CDS encoding hemerythrin domain-containing protein → MSFECASKMSQQNMAIKYSPAIQRLLKEHGPLRDQMASYHKLAVEIKNSNDENTDERLKELHAELVTFIEELDPHSQREEDYLFTAMEKYIGRTSGPLVVMEYEHEQAKKNLPMFIEKYESSNFPINTELASVLTQYAIESYHILINHFMKEENVLFPMAETFLSDEEKEELAKKFDSVI, encoded by the coding sequence ATGTCTTTTGAATGTGCAAGTAAGATGTCACAACAAAACATGGCAATAAAATATTCTCCTGCAATCCAAAGGTTATTAAAAGAACATGGTCCGTTAAGAGATCAAATGGCAAGTTATCATAAGTTAGCTGTTGAAATAAAAAATTCAAATGATGAAAATACTGATGAACGTTTAAAGGAATTACATGCAGAACTGGTCACGTTTATTGAGGAGCTTGATCCGCATTCACAGAGAGAAGAAGATTACTTGTTTACAGCTATGGAGAAATATATTGGGCGTACTTCAGGTCCATTAGTTGTGATGGAGTACGAGCATGAGCAAGCAAAAAAGAATCTTCCAATGTTTATTGAAAAATATGAAAGCAGCAATTTTCCTATTAACACTGAATTAGCAAGTGTATTAACTCAGTATGCGATAGAATCGTACCATATTTTAATTAATCATTTTATGAAAGAAGAAAATGTATTATTTCCAATGGCTGAAACTTTTCTAAGTGATGAGGAAAAAGAGGAATTAGCAAAGAAATTTGATTCTGTAATATAA
- a CDS encoding LutB/LldF family L-lactate oxidation iron-sulfur protein, translating to MGIKIGSQSFTARVQEGINDSFMRGAVSAAQGRFRTRKLLASEELGNWEEWRKLGEEIRQHTLENLDFYLDQLSENVSERGGHVFFAQTAEEANEYIKGVIKSKDAKKIVKSKSMVTEEISLNQALLEVGCDVVESDLGEWILQVDDWDPPSHIVTPALHKNKEQIRNVFQKKFGYDKSEKPEELALFARETLRKEFLTADVGITGCNFAIAESGTITLVTNEGNARMVTTIPKTQITVMGMERIVPSWEEMEVLVSLLTRAAVGQKLTSYITALTGPRQENEVDGPEEFHLVIIDNGRSKILGTEFQSILHCIRCAACINVCPVYRHVGGHSYGSIYPGPVGAVLTPLLEGYDEFKELPYASTLCAACTEACPVRIPLHELLIKHRQNIVEKDGKAPVFENISMKAFRMGTASPTMYNIGSKLAPKVLNAFVKDDKISSGPGPLKLWTNIRDLPAPNQERFRDWMKKREKGVNE from the coding sequence ATGGGTATTAAAATTGGTTCACAATCCTTTACTGCACGTGTACAGGAAGGCATAAATGATTCATTCATGCGTGGAGCAGTTTCTGCCGCACAGGGGCGTTTTCGCACAAGAAAATTACTTGCATCAGAAGAGTTAGGCAACTGGGAAGAGTGGAGAAAGCTCGGGGAAGAAATTCGTCAACATACATTAGAGAATTTAGACTTTTATCTTGATCAGTTATCTGAGAATGTATCTGAAAGAGGCGGACACGTTTTTTTTGCACAAACAGCGGAAGAAGCGAATGAGTATATTAAAGGTGTTATAAAGAGCAAAGATGCCAAAAAAATTGTAAAGTCTAAATCGATGGTAACGGAAGAAATTAGTTTGAACCAGGCATTATTAGAAGTCGGTTGTGATGTTGTGGAGTCTGATCTAGGTGAATGGATTTTACAAGTAGATGATTGGGATCCACCTTCACATATTGTTACACCGGCGCTCCATAAAAATAAAGAGCAGATTCGGAATGTTTTTCAAAAGAAATTTGGATATGATAAATCTGAGAAACCAGAAGAACTTGCTTTATTTGCCAGAGAGACTCTTCGTAAAGAATTTTTAACTGCAGATGTTGGGATAACAGGTTGTAACTTTGCTATTGCTGAGTCAGGTACTATAACGCTTGTTACAAACGAAGGAAATGCCCGTATGGTTACAACGATTCCGAAGACTCAAATTACAGTAATGGGCATGGAGCGTATTGTTCCATCATGGGAAGAAATGGAGGTACTTGTAAGTCTATTAACACGTGCAGCTGTTGGACAGAAATTAACAAGTTATATTACGGCTTTAACGGGGCCTAGACAAGAAAACGAGGTAGACGGGCCTGAAGAATTTCATCTAGTTATTATAGACAATGGACGTTCTAAAATCCTCGGAACAGAATTTCAATCGATATTGCATTGTATTCGATGTGCGGCATGTATTAATGTTTGCCCAGTCTATCGCCACGTTGGTGGCCATTCGTATGGTTCGATATATCCTGGTCCAGTTGGAGCAGTCTTAACACCACTCCTGGAGGGATATGACGAATTTAAGGAACTGCCATATGCGTCCACTTTATGTGCTGCCTGTACAGAAGCCTGTCCAGTTCGCATTCCATTACATGAATTATTAATTAAGCATAGACAAAACATCGTTGAAAAAGATGGAAAGGCACCTGTTTTTGAAAATATCTCTATGAAAGCCTTTCGAATGGGAACAGCCTCACCAACCATGTATAATATTGGTTCAAAGCTTGCTCCTAAAGTACTTAATGCTTTTGTTAAAGATGATAAAATCTCTAGCGGTCCCGGTCCACTTAAACTGTGGACGAATATACGTGACTTACCAGCCCCTAATCAAGAAAGATTCAGAGATTGGATGAAGAAACGGGAAAAGGGCGTGAATGAATAA
- a CDS encoding MFS transporter: MDKTKKWDIVSLASIPLVMTLGNSMLIPVLPTMEKKLEISNFQSSMIITVYSIVAIILIPIAGFLSDRIGRKMVILPSLVISAIGGLIAGWAAWKIEDPYWIIILARILQGVGAAGAFPIVLPLVGDIFKKESDVSAGLGIIETSNTFGKVLSPILGAFLASFIWFLPFLSIPVFCIISIIMVAFLVESPVNMKKPKGFRAFLEDIKLNFKNNGRWLNAIFAIGGILMFILFGVLFYLSSMLEEQHNVDGVRKGIILAIPLAALCFASYITGKGIKQDKTKMKWVTFLGLLVLSITAIGTSFSEDIYVLLTSMFVSGMAIGVTLPCLDALITEGIGKEERGTITSIYSSMRFLGVAIGPPLFSFLMKTSHQIMFYVITGAAVFALLLTFVAIKPDSSEKRLNKEALQ, translated from the coding sequence ATGGATAAAACTAAAAAGTGGGATATTGTATCATTAGCTTCCATTCCTTTAGTAATGACACTTGGAAATTCAATGCTTATACCAGTTTTACCAACAATGGAGAAAAAACTAGAAATAAGTAATTTCCAATCAAGCATGATCATTACGGTTTATTCTATTGTTGCCATTATATTGATTCCGATTGCTGGTTTTCTTTCAGACAGAATTGGAAGGAAAATGGTGATATTGCCTAGCTTGGTTATTTCGGCTATCGGTGGCTTAATTGCGGGTTGGGCGGCCTGGAAAATAGAAGATCCATATTGGATAATCATTTTGGCTAGAATACTTCAAGGTGTAGGTGCAGCGGGTGCATTTCCTATTGTTTTACCATTAGTTGGCGATATTTTTAAAAAGGAAAGCGATGTTAGTGCGGGACTGGGTATTATTGAAACATCCAATACTTTTGGGAAGGTATTAAGTCCAATACTAGGGGCTTTTTTAGCTAGTTTTATATGGTTTTTACCTTTTTTATCAATTCCAGTTTTTTGTATTATTTCTATTATTATGGTTGCTTTTCTCGTCGAATCTCCTGTTAATATGAAAAAACCGAAAGGATTTCGTGCGTTCCTAGAGGATATAAAACTAAACTTTAAAAATAATGGCCGATGGTTGAATGCAATCTTTGCAATAGGTGGCATCTTAATGTTTATTTTGTTTGGTGTGTTATTTTATTTATCGTCAATGCTTGAGGAGCAACACAATGTTGATGGGGTGCGAAAAGGGATTATTTTAGCTATACCACTAGCTGCATTGTGTTTTGCATCATACATTACCGGAAAAGGAATTAAACAGGATAAGACGAAAATGAAGTGGGTCACTTTTCTGGGATTATTAGTACTTAGTATTACAGCAATAGGGACTAGTTTCTCAGAAGATATATACGTATTGTTAACCTCTATGTTTGTAAGTGGCATGGCAATTGGAGTTACACTTCCTTGTTTAGACGCACTTATTACAGAGGGGATAGGAAAAGAAGAGCGTGGGACGATTACTTCAATATATAGCAGTATGAGGTTTTTGGGCGTTGCAATTGGTCCGCCGTTGTTTTCCTTCTTAATGAAAACATCGCATCAAATAATGTTTTATGTGATAACAGGTGCTGCAGTTTTTGCGCTACTTTTAACATTTGTAGCGATAAAGCCTGATTCAAGCGAAAAAAGATTAAATAAGGAAGCCTTGCAATAA
- a CDS encoding manganese catalase family protein: protein MFIHQKELLFPVNVKSPNPTYAAAVLEQFGGANGELKACLQYFAQSFSAADPAIRDLLLDIATEEISHLEMVGTCITQLMGGPDKDPSTYGGQDVEMATEGLIMSNAKQMINDQINSNSTVQKSVYLTGHGLDYVDSSGSPFTGNFINNVGDMLANLQSDLAAELRARKVYEELHRHVQDPGAREMFDFLIQREEAHAMFFEEAIERIKATQPERSFGDKQFSRLYPDLSQGGTGKETFSLMNSGLITGPFTGDPDQDTFGGENPPLSH, encoded by the coding sequence GTGTTTATTCATCAAAAGGAATTATTATTTCCGGTAAATGTAAAAAGTCCGAATCCTACTTATGCAGCAGCTGTGTTAGAGCAGTTTGGTGGAGCAAACGGTGAACTAAAGGCATGTCTTCAATATTTTGCACAAAGCTTTAGTGCGGCCGATCCAGCTATAAGGGATTTGTTATTGGATATTGCTACTGAAGAAATTTCTCATCTTGAAATGGTTGGTACATGTATTACACAGTTAATGGGTGGTCCGGATAAAGATCCTAGTACATATGGCGGTCAAGATGTAGAAATGGCTACAGAAGGTTTGATTATGTCCAATGCAAAACAAATGATTAATGACCAAATTAATTCTAATTCCACTGTGCAAAAAAGTGTCTATTTGACAGGACATGGTCTGGATTATGTTGATTCATCTGGTTCCCCTTTTACTGGGAATTTTATTAATAATGTTGGGGATATGCTAGCAAATCTTCAATCTGACTTAGCTGCTGAACTTCGGGCTCGTAAGGTTTACGAAGAACTCCATCGCCATGTACAAGATCCAGGTGCAAGGGAGATGTTTGACTTTTTAATTCAAAGAGAAGAAGCACATGCTATGTTTTTTGAGGAGGCAATAGAACGAATTAAAGCAACACAGCCTGAGAGATCCTTTGGTGATAAGCAATTTTCACGTCTATATCCAGACTTGTCCCAAGGAGGAACAGGTAAAGAAACATTTAGTTTAATGAATTCCGGTTTAATCACCGGTCCTTTCACTGGTGATCCAGATCAAGATACATTTGGAGGAGAAAATCCACCATTATCACATTAA
- a CDS encoding B12-binding domain-containing radical SAM protein yields MKIVAATLNAKFIHTSLSIRYLKAYAEPEFQIDLAEYTINDPEMNIVSDLFSKKPDVVGFSCYIWNIEETINVIKILKKVKPELRIVLGGPEVTYDTSEWMERLPEVDFIVIGEGEYTFKELLNEISTNQQFEKVSGIAFRADGQIKVNPQNPKLDLQTIPSPYRFPEDKPNLSKRVVYIETSRGCPFSCQFCLSSIEVGVRYFNRENIKEDILYLMENGAKTIKFVDRTFNISRSYAMEMFQFIIDHHYPGTVFQFEITADIMRPEVLEFLNQNAPAGLFRFEIGVQSTNDFTNELVKRKQNFEKLSRTVRMVKEGNKIAQHLDLIAGLPEEDYRSFKKTFNDVFEFEPEELQLGFLKMLRGTGLRLNAKEYGYIYQDNSPYEILGNNVLSFNDIIRIKQVEDVLEKYWNDHRMDLTLLYLVKNTFDSPFDFFQSFGSYWDMQGWSRIGHQLEDLFQRLFMFLVDQGSANIEIIEGFMKYDYLIEKNFKPRKPWWVDKMDKNSRSKYLKIFSETPALLGEEFKQLSLAEKDLHKHTIIEEIPFDIEHYIKTGVLTKEQTLMLVFYNPTTRESSLYTVATRMINE; encoded by the coding sequence ATGAAAATCGTTGCCGCCACATTAAATGCGAAGTTTATTCATACAAGCTTATCCATACGATATTTAAAAGCGTATGCTGAACCTGAATTCCAGATTGATTTAGCTGAATATACCATTAACGATCCTGAAATGAATATTGTTTCTGATCTATTTTCAAAAAAACCCGACGTAGTTGGTTTTAGTTGCTATATATGGAATATAGAGGAAACGATTAATGTTATTAAAATATTAAAGAAAGTAAAACCAGAATTACGCATTGTTCTTGGTGGTCCTGAAGTAACCTATGATACTTCGGAATGGATGGAACGTCTTCCTGAAGTAGATTTTATCGTTATTGGTGAGGGTGAATATACATTTAAAGAATTATTAAATGAAATTTCAACTAATCAACAATTTGAAAAAGTAAGCGGAATAGCTTTTAGAGCAGATGGCCAAATAAAAGTAAATCCACAAAACCCAAAATTAGATTTACAAACAATTCCATCCCCATATCGATTTCCTGAGGATAAACCAAACCTCTCCAAAAGAGTAGTTTATATCGAGACGAGTCGCGGCTGCCCGTTTTCATGCCAATTTTGTTTATCTTCGATCGAAGTGGGCGTACGATACTTCAATCGTGAAAATATTAAAGAAGATATTTTATACTTGATGGAAAACGGAGCTAAAACGATCAAATTTGTTGACCGTACCTTTAACATTAGTAGAAGCTATGCAATGGAAATGTTCCAATTTATTATCGATCATCATTATCCTGGTACAGTCTTCCAATTTGAAATTACAGCAGATATCATGCGTCCGGAAGTCCTTGAGTTTTTGAACCAAAATGCGCCTGCAGGTTTATTTCGTTTCGAGATTGGTGTTCAATCAACAAACGATTTCACAAATGAACTCGTAAAACGAAAACAAAACTTCGAAAAACTTTCGCGGACGGTAAGAATGGTAAAGGAAGGAAATAAAATTGCTCAGCATCTTGATTTAATAGCGGGGCTACCGGAAGAAGATTATCGTTCATTTAAGAAAACATTTAATGATGTATTTGAATTTGAACCTGAAGAGTTACAGCTTGGTTTCTTAAAAATGCTGCGAGGTACAGGTCTAAGATTGAACGCCAAAGAGTATGGTTATATTTACCAAGATAATTCTCCATATGAAATATTAGGAAATAATGTACTTTCATTTAATGATATCATTCGTATTAAACAAGTTGAAGATGTACTTGAAAAATATTGGAATGATCATCGCATGGATTTAACCTTATTATATCTCGTAAAAAATACTTTCGACTCCCCTTTTGATTTTTTTCAAAGCTTTGGCTCATATTGGGACATGCAGGGCTGGAGTCGGATCGGTCATCAGTTAGAAGACTTATTTCAACGTCTTTTTATGTTTCTGGTTGATCAAGGATCTGCCAATATCGAAATAATAGAAGGTTTTATGAAGTATGATTATTTAATAGAAAAAAACTTCAAGCCACGTAAACCATGGTGGGTTGATAAGATGGACAAAAACAGTCGATCAAAATATCTAAAGATATTTTCTGAGACCCCTGCCCTTTTAGGTGAAGAATTTAAGCAACTTTCTTTAGCTGAGAAAGATCTTCATAAGCACACCATTATTGAAGAAATACCTTTTGACATCGAACATTATATTAAAACCGGAGTCTTAACCAAAGAACAAACTTTAATGCTTGTTTTTTATAATCCAACAACAAGAGAATCAAGTTTATATACTGTTGCAACAAGGATGATAAATGAATAA
- a CDS encoding (Fe-S)-binding protein: MRVSLFVTCLVDLFQGDVGKDTVELLERLGCEVEFPEKQTCCGQPAFNSGYVTEAKQSMKNMIEAFETSAEYIVTPSGSCGAMFKEYPHIFKGDPVWEPKAIELANKTYELTEFIVEVLKVENVGAKLNGRATFHTSCHMTRLLGVKESPITLLKNVEGLEYIPLPHHSDCCGFGGTFSVKMAQISEQMVDEKILHVEETDVNYLIGADPGCLMNIGGRSSRQSKPFKIMHIASVLNKR, encoded by the coding sequence ATGAGAGTATCATTATTTGTGACATGTTTAGTAGATTTATTTCAAGGAGATGTAGGAAAAGACACGGTAGAGCTATTAGAAAGATTAGGCTGTGAAGTGGAATTTCCAGAGAAACAAACTTGTTGTGGACAACCCGCTTTCAATAGTGGTTATGTAACTGAAGCGAAGCAGTCTATGAAAAATATGATAGAAGCTTTTGAAACATCTGCAGAATATATTGTGACACCATCAGGTTCTTGTGGAGCAATGTTTAAGGAGTATCCGCATATTTTTAAAGGTGACCCGGTATGGGAACCCAAAGCTATTGAACTAGCAAATAAAACCTATGAGCTAACTGAATTTATTGTAGAGGTTTTAAAAGTAGAAAATGTTGGGGCTAAGCTGAATGGACGTGCTACCTTCCATACCTCATGTCATATGACCCGCTTGTTAGGTGTAAAAGAATCGCCTATCACTCTATTAAAAAATGTAGAAGGCTTAGAATATATCCCGCTTCCACATCATTCAGATTGCTGCGGATTCGGAGGAACTTTTTCAGTGAAAATGGCGCAAATCTCTGAACAAATGGTCGATGAAAAGATCTTGCATGTTGAAGAAACGGATGTGAATTACTTAATTGGGGCAGATCCAGGTTGTTTAATGAATATAGGCGGACGCAGTAGCCGTCAAAGTAAACCATTCAAGATTATGCACATTGCGTCAGTTTTGAATAAGAGATAA
- a CDS encoding DUF421 domain-containing protein, whose protein sequence is MEWDFIWKAILLVFTGTILLRIAGRKSISQMTVAQTVIMISIGSIIIRPIAEDSVLKTILVSAIFIGFLILMEYLQLKFNILEKMLTGEAKVVIQDGIIMVNNLKKLRFTVDQLEMRLRQNGIQRISDVQTATLEPNGQLGYVLKRHAQPVTVGDLEKMLSHVIIKEDLLKKQEPFTLFEEVINKGHNVPTMDKLH, encoded by the coding sequence ATGGAGTGGGATTTTATATGGAAAGCAATCTTACTAGTCTTTACAGGAACTATATTACTCCGTATAGCAGGTCGAAAATCAATTAGCCAAATGACAGTTGCTCAAACAGTTATCATGATTTCAATTGGTTCCATCATTATTCGACCTATTGCAGAAGATAGTGTACTAAAGACAATATTGGTGTCTGCTATTTTTATAGGGTTTTTAATTTTGATGGAATACTTACAATTAAAGTTCAATATTCTTGAAAAGATGTTAACCGGTGAAGCGAAGGTAGTCATACAAGATGGTATAATTATGGTTAATAATCTAAAAAAACTCCGATTTACAGTGGATCAATTAGAAATGCGGCTAAGACAAAATGGTATTCAAAGAATATCGGATGTTCAAACCGCTACATTAGAGCCTAATGGTCAGTTAGGTTATGTATTAAAAAGGCATGCACAGCCCGTAACTGTTGGTGATTTAGAGAAAATGCTAAGCCATGTGATTATCAAAGAGGATTTATTAAAAAAACAAGAACCGTTTACACTTTTTGAAGAGGTTATCAATAAAGGACATAACGTTCCGACTATGGATAAGCTGCACTAA
- a CDS encoding DUF2512 family protein has product MKSFLMKLILCPIIIGLCSWLLANINYSYFYQPIVIGAVIAAVGTLMEYMLLTRERIWLSTIMDFIAATLIVYFLTNFYETAAITFGGALTIGIVIAIVEHFTHSYLVRSGQTEKGPEFS; this is encoded by the coding sequence ATGAAAAGCTTTTTAATGAAATTAATTCTTTGTCCAATAATCATTGGCTTGTGCTCTTGGCTACTTGCGAATATTAATTATAGCTATTTTTACCAACCTATTGTGATAGGTGCAGTTATTGCTGCAGTTGGCACATTGATGGAGTATATGTTGTTAACACGCGAGCGAATCTGGCTTAGTACAATAATGGATTTCATCGCAGCTACACTGATCGTTTACTTCTTAACTAACTTTTATGAAACCGCAGCTATTACGTTTGGCGGGGCACTAACAATCGGTATAGTAATCGCGATAGTCGAGCATTTCACCCATTCGTATCTTGTGAGAAGTGGCCAAACAGAAAAGGGACCTGAATTTAGTTAA
- a CDS encoding YjcZ family sporulation protein: MGYGYGFGGHYGYGYKGGFALIVVLFILLIIVGAAWC; the protein is encoded by the coding sequence ATGGGATACGGATATGGCTTTGGAGGGCATTATGGATATGGTTATAAAGGTGGATTTGCGCTCATTGTTGTATTATTTATCCTTTTAATAATAGTAGGAGCTGCATGGTGCTAA
- a CDS encoding YjcZ family sporulation protein, with protein MGATAGYKGDGFTLIVVLFILLIIIGASGYTW; from the coding sequence ATGGGAGCAACAGCAGGATATAAAGGTGATGGGTTTACGTTAATAGTAGTTCTATTTATCTTATTGATCATTATAGGAGCTTCTGGTTATACGTGGTAA
- a CDS encoding YjcZ family sporulation protein, whose protein sequence is MYGYGACGYGGYGYGGGYGYGRGFALIVVLFILLIIVGAAWM, encoded by the coding sequence ATGTACGGATATGGAGCTTGTGGTTATGGCGGTTATGGTTACGGTGGAGGCTATGGTTATGGACGTGGATTTGCGTTAATCGTAGTTCTTTTCATCTTATTAATCATCGTTGGCGCTGCTTGGATGTAA
- a CDS encoding DUF3905 domain-containing protein — protein sequence MKVTDKNNNQSKMESPMVDETLPHQISSPSFKGSNIEVEPPFVNEHGVVIGDSFYDSPNSPLNNWSDEIDPAIMAGDEWVHPTNDIGWNTTENRELVEGMSPKGVPFMHPTLDVSKGKD from the coding sequence ATGAAAGTGACAGATAAAAATAATAATCAAAGTAAAATGGAGTCACCGATGGTTGATGAAACGCTGCCACATCAAATTTCCTCTCCTTCCTTCAAGGGAAGTAATATTGAGGTAGAACCTCCATTTGTGAATGAACACGGTGTGGTAATTGGGGATAGCTTTTATGATTCACCAAACTCCCCGTTAAATAATTGGAGTGATGAAATCGACCCTGCTATAATGGCAGGCGATGAATGGGTTCATCCAACAAACGACATTGGATGGAATACAACGGAGAATCGAGAACTCGTAGAAGGAATGTCTCCAAAAGGTGTGCCTTTTATGCATCCAACTCTAGATGTAAGTAAAGGTAAAGATTAA
- a CDS encoding LutC/YkgG family protein, which translates to MNNGMIKNREPFLNNVSKALNRERRTNVVKPRWKHAPQYQIFKDATQDELSEILKSQCKNIHTTVHETMVENLSIVISDVISNYEGKSICTWKDPRFEEYGLEDYFKTELPSKGKKIHIWDHTAGNKNMEFSKSADVGITFSDITLAESGTVVLFSSAEKGRSVSLLPATYIAIIPKSTIVPRMTQVAREVHKQIQQGKQVASCVNFISGPSNSADIEMELIVGVHGPIKATYIIVLDK; encoded by the coding sequence ATGAATAATGGAATGATTAAAAATCGTGAGCCATTTTTAAATAATGTATCAAAAGCTTTAAATCGTGAGAGGCGAACCAATGTAGTAAAACCTAGATGGAAACATGCACCGCAATATCAAATTTTCAAGGATGCAACACAAGATGAACTTAGTGAAATACTAAAAAGTCAATGTAAAAATATTCATACAACTGTACATGAAACAATGGTTGAAAATCTGTCGATAGTCATTTCTGATGTTATTTCCAACTATGAGGGAAAATCAATTTGCACATGGAAAGACCCCCGTTTTGAAGAGTATGGACTTGAAGATTATTTTAAAACTGAATTACCTAGCAAAGGAAAAAAAATACATATATGGGACCACACAGCTGGTAATAAAAATATGGAATTCTCAAAGTCCGCAGATGTAGGTATTACCTTTAGTGATATTACATTGGCTGAATCAGGGACTGTTGTTCTTTTTAGCTCTGCAGAAAAGGGTCGATCAGTTAGTTTACTACCTGCTACGTACATAGCCATTATTCCTAAGAGTACGATTGTCCCTAGGATGACACAAGTTGCAAGAGAGGTCCATAAACAAATTCAACAAGGGAAACAGGTTGCTTCATGTGTGAATTTTATATCAGGTCCTAGTAATAGTGCAGATATTGAGATGGAACTAATTGTTGGAGTTCATGGTCCAATTAAAGCGACATATATCATCGTCTTAGATAAGTGA
- a CDS encoding YjcZ family sporulation protein, whose amino-acid sequence MGGYAGYGGGFALIVVLFILLVIVGSFYGYGY is encoded by the coding sequence ATGGGTGGTTACGCAGGCTACGGCGGTGGTTTTGCTTTAATTGTAGTACTGTTTATTTTGTTAGTTATCGTAGGTAGTTTCTACGGGTACGGATACTAA
- a CDS encoding spore coat protein, with translation MQLATHELYELHELTMSCVNSITNMASFIKQAEDQQLKSILQKHFPLHVQDYNMKVQFMNMANGPTQTLHVPELNKMLQSYTHSPISKYPSVQPRTDVKVFNDREIATAYLLTLKRAGREYAWSAMEVANPDLRSFLENAFLMCSHHAFEVWQWMVKMGYYPLESAPQPALNNFSQMYQEVPQKPPQLDPNMQ, from the coding sequence GTGCAATTGGCAACACATGAGCTTTATGAACTTCATGAGCTAACAATGAGCTGTGTTAATTCAATTACGAACATGGCCAGTTTTATTAAACAAGCAGAGGACCAACAATTAAAATCGATATTACAAAAACATTTTCCTTTGCATGTTCAAGATTATAATATGAAGGTTCAATTTATGAATATGGCAAATGGTCCTACGCAAACATTGCATGTACCTGAGCTTAACAAGATGTTACAATCCTATACACACTCTCCAATTTCCAAATACCCATCTGTACAGCCTAGGACGGATGTAAAAGTTTTTAATGATCGAGAAATTGCCACTGCTTATTTACTAACATTAAAGCGAGCTGGCAGGGAATATGCATGGTCTGCAATGGAAGTGGCTAATCCGGATTTAAGATCTTTCTTAGAAAATGCATTCCTTATGTGTTCACATCATGCATTTGAGGTGTGGCAATGGATGGTAAAGATGGGGTATTATCCATTAGAATCTGCTCCACAACCTGCGCTTAATAACTTTAGTCAAATGTACCAAGAAGTTCCGCAAAAACCGCCCCAGTTGGATCCAAATATGCAATAA
- a CDS encoding YjcZ family sporulation protein translates to MSAGTGFGYGGGFALIVVLFILLIIVGAGGYVY, encoded by the coding sequence ATGAGTGCAGGAACTGGATTCGGATACGGCGGCGGTTTTGCATTAATCGTTGTATTATTTATCTTGCTCATTATCGTTGGAGCAGGTGGATATGTATATTAA